The DNA region ccctccttctcccattTCTCCTCGTCCCACACACACGGCTCCTTCATTGAGCCGCAGCGCACAAGGCCGAAGATCTCGGGCATCAAACCTGTCGGGAAAGCGTCGTACGCCCATCCACAACCACGCGCGATGCGCTCACCGATGTCGACGTGCTCTGGGAGGTTGAAGACCTtgcccccaagcccaaacaTGCCACCCACAAAACAGGACAAATGCTGACTTTCGGGGACGTGATCAATCTTGTCAGATCGCACAAAAGCATCGCCCACAAAGAGGATATCGTGGGGATTGTCCTCGGCCGGTATCATGGGTCGGAAAACCAGGTgttccaccacaacctccatGGCGGCGCGGTGCATCTTTTCGTAGCGCGGTTCCTGGCCGCCAAGCAAAATGGCCATCTTGGGCAAGTACTCGTACAACGAGTCTGCAAGGGCGCCGAGCGTGAAGCCTGACTCGTGGTTTAGCGTCCCCTCGCGAAAGCTGATCAGCTTGGGCCACATGCCGGGCAGTTTGGACGAGGACTGGGTGCGCTCGAGGAGGTCGGTGACTCGGCTGACGGCATCGTAGAACTTGGGATCTCCGGTAAGCTGCGACAGTCGAGTAAATTCGAGACTTAAGGAGGCCGGACAAGCAGAGGGATCGTTCGTTCCGGCAATTTGGGTGCCCCGCTTGGCGTCCTTGAAGTTGAGCCAGAAGCCCGGCATACGGTTGGGTGTGTCAAAAGCCATGTAGAGCATGTTTCCCAGCTCTGTAGCCTTCTCCAAGAGGGCCCTTTCTCCGCTCAGGTCGTAGGCGCTGAGCAAGCCGCCGAGGTGTCGGATCGTGGTCTCGAACAGATTGGCGCTGGTGACGGTCGTGTCTGCCCAGTCCAgctgggctgctgctgttgcagcGGACAGGAACTCATCGTGAAGGCCCATTATCCAGAGTGTATCCAGCGCGTCCACCAGTGTCGCAGCCCACCCGCCAAATGTCGTCTTGCCTTCTCCGCTAACCGGCGCCAGTTCGTCACGAAGCCATGCGTGCTTCCTGTAGCTCTTCCAACTCTTCTCGAAGGCATTGCGCACTGCTTCCTGTCGCTTTACGGTCGTCGCATCGTGTGTATAATCGCGAAAATGGTGCTGGACAGGTGGGAACTGCTTCGGTGAGCTCGTGGGAAGAGAATGGATCAGCTTCGCAGGATATCGTTGGCGGACCGTGGTCCAGTCGAAGCTACTGGGTTTGAAGCGGATTTTGGCATCAGGCCTCGATGGCTGCGGTGGGGGGCGGATGGGGGAGTCAAATGGGCGGAAGagggcgacgacgaggaggaagaagacgacggcGAAGAAGGTTCGCACGATGCGCCGGCCCTGGATCATTGTGTTGGGCGGTCCAGAGGTTTGTGGACGGGATGGAATGGAAGTCAAGCCACAGTGGCATAATTACCCCACGAAAGACGGGAGGTCAACTGTGGGTCccccccaacttccccagCCGCCCAGCCACAGCAACTGGCAGAGCTGACATGTGCCCAGAAGCTCGGAAGTACGGGGGATCTTCTGGGGATTGCGTCGGCGCTAAGGCGCATGAACCAGCCGACTCCGATCTCGGCATCGAGGAGTGGACTCGGCCGTCGCTCTGCCGTGCGTCGGTGCAACGCATTGATAGGGAAGCTGGGTGGGCAGGTTGTGTCACTCATCAAacagctgctgctgagagCTTGACGGGGTAGCTCTGCCCGATGGATGTTTGGATTTACCATCTCTTTTGTCTCCCAGAGCCATTTCACCTGTGACTGTTGCAGCCCATGACCAGGAAGCGTTGTTAAAAAGCCGGCGAGCTGAACTTTGTGTGTCTGTGATATCCCGCCTCTCTTCCACCCACGTTCTGGAGCCATTCGCTTTCGACGCGTTTGCTTTTGATACCGAATCACCAAGCCCCGACTGTGAAGGGGTTCGTTGTCTCTCTTCAATTTGATCacgtctttttcttcctcctcattactcatcttctccctcttccctgCTCAACCGGACAAATAAATTCCACTCTGGATCCCGACAATTTTTTGGCACCTTTTTGGAAGCTTGGCAGACCCCGTCTCCGCCGCAAAAACCAGCattatttttttgttttctttcgcGGATAAAGGCGGGCTCTGTTTGTCACTCTCACAGCAGCCCCTCAGTCACTCTCTTCTTCGGTGTGTATGTGTTTCCAGACATCAATTGGCGTGCCACTCCTACAAGACCATCTCACTCAAGTAGAATTGTGAGATGAAGGAGAGTGGAATAAACGGCGGCTTGGACACTCTCAAACCGCCTCATCAGATTCTTGCAGTCGCAACTTcacccctcaccaccacaaccaccgcaATCATGGACGCCAaaactaccaccaccaccaccagtgcCGTCCCCCCAAGCGAGCAAACCACAAAATGGAACACCAAAAACCTCCCCTTCCGCCTCGGCGCCGACCTCATCTCCGCCGCCTCAGCAGCCGTCCTCGTAGCACCCATCATCTCAGTCATTGACCGGTATttctccccccctttttcccccGTGATCTCACCCACTAGGTCACTAACATCCTCCAGATCAATAATGGAAAACGCCTCAGGCCGCTCCCCCCTCCTAACCTCCCTCcgcacctccctcaccaccttcctcacctcccccaaaacaatGTTCCTCTCCAAACCCTTCGGCCTCATCTTCGCCCTCTACGGCGGCACCTACCTCACAGCCAACACCCTAGACACCTACCTCTCAACAACGCAATCCCTGCCCCCCACATACGTCTCCTCCGGCCCAGAAAAGTtcatcgcctcctccacagcaaaCATAGGAATCTGCATCTACAAAGACCAAGTTTTTGTCCGCCTGTTTGGTCCCCCGGGCATCACCCGCCCTGTCACCCTCCCGTCGTACGCGCTGTTTGCGATGAGGGATTGCATGACGATTTTCGCGTCGTTTAATGTGCCGGGGCTGCTGGGGCCGAGGATACAGGAGAGGCTGAGcgaggggtggaggaggtcggggCCGACGGGGGCGACGATGGCGCAGTTTGCCGCGCCGGCAGCGGTGCAGGTTTTTAGCACGCCGGTGCACCTTTGGGGGTTGGACATTTACAACAggccgggggtgggggtgggggagagggtgaggttggtggtgaggaattGGGGGGTGAGcacggcggcgagggtgtgCAGGATCGTGCCGGcttttggggtggggggggtggtgaatttcaaggtgaggggggggttgatgggggggttgggggagtgAAGAGGGTTCGGAAAGGTGTGGGCAGAGCCCGAGGTTGGGGCTCGAGGATTTGGCGTGTcggggagaaagagaagaagaggtggcggcggttgttgttgtttttgtctCAAACTAATGTGGCATGATCATCTGGCGTTTGACAAAGTttggttttttcttttctttttttttcttttttactttGTAGAAAGGTTTgggatatttttttctttttctgtacAGGCATTTTTGGGGCGTTGATACCACACCGCGCGGGTTGGAAACAGTCAAATTCCTGTTTCGAATGTCGATTTTGAGAATTGCCTTCTTCGTGAGTGGACTAGCGCCGCACCGGCTTTGGCCTGTGTACGGGGTGTGTTACCCTGTGCTGGGGGTGTGTTAATGTTAATTGTAGCGATGTTAGACCCCATTCTGACACCCAGGTTAGACTTGCCTAAAGCTAAAATCGGAATTACAATTCCTTAGTTGAATGATTTCGTGGCCCATAAGTATCACACCTGAGTTATTTTTCCCGTTGTCTTACTTCTGTTGTAAGACGTAAGTTTTTGCATGTTTGATGTTAGCATCCCTAATGCAATTTTCTTGATCTCTTAAAAGCTGGAATAGCGCAAACACGCCCTGTATTATATTCTTAGCGTCAAGGAACCCTTTAGATGCTCTAGAAAAACAGTGTTCCCTAGTTTACTACGGCAGTAAGGTGGATTGGCGCGCCTAACCCGGCTTCAGGAAAGTCTTGCCTTAATGCCGAAGGGACAAGGACTGGTACGGCGGCGGCAAATTAGGCCTCAAGTAGCCAAGTTAATAAACCGTCTAGTTAAGAAAGGGGTGACCTAAAGAAAGAGAATGCCGAACAACTGCTTGCTTTGCCTGTGGTACGGTATCGTCGTTGCTGTCTAGCTGTCATTTTCGCGACGGCGGATTTGCTAGAACTTGCTCTTTTTGGGCTGGTGGAAATTCTGCTTGTAAGAGCTTCGGGGAGATTTGATTCTTGTCCATGGTGAAGGAcgaaagaaagggggggttcCTTTCTTAAAGAGCTGGTTAATAGAATAGGCCGCTTATGTTTGGAATTTCGTTCGGGCGATATGGTTGACTAGTCGTGAATGAAAAGTACAAGAAACAGTAGGGGCGGCTGCTAACGATTGGTTCTTGTGATTTCGTTCGTAAAGGGTTACTTACGTAACCGTCCAATGAGGTGGCAGAGTTAAGTGTTGCGCGCCGCGTCGCGTCTTCTTTAATCGGTTGTATTGCGCCAGTATGCCCTGCGCGTTGGTTAAATGGTGAAGCGGCTACTTTATATTCTCGTCGTCGCCTTAGcccttttcctttataaGGTACTCTATTTGTGGTCCTTCTCCGCGATAATCGAGgatcttcttgatcttttgTTATTCTCTTTTTTCGTTTTCGAGCTCTATGGTCTCGTCGAGCTTTACCTGTATGGTGCCGGAACCTGGGTTCGTTGATTTGTCAGATAGATTAGATAAGGATTCTGTCATGCCGCACCGCCTTTACGGTGGGGCCTGCCTGCTTGTCACAGTTAACCCAACGGCAGGTCGCACAGTATGTGGGGCGCAGAACGTCCCCAGCCAATCGTTAGGGAAGTCAGGAGACAGCCAATTGGGGCTGGCCAGAAGTGTTATGGCGCCAAGACACACGAGCACGCTGCAGGACGTAAGATGCTCGGGGTGATCGAAggcatagcacgacgagcactcTAcgggatgcaatgtgctaggagtgatcgggGCCATATCAGGGTGAGCACTTCGGGGTCCcaaagtctatatatacggaggaactggctggtgtagatagacagttccgtagtatataaattacgctataatcgttagtatctAGACTATTGTGATTAAAATAAGCCATTTATTATACACGGTTTAGttgtaccgaaccaggattgttcagaagtgccttcaaccagtatccctttcagagcttctggatagaggttcgtcaTAATTAAAAGCTATTTAGGTAAAGACAAATGTAAATAGCGAGGGAAATTCACTGCTCCTAAATAATTCTTAAGTAGTAGGCTAAGCCTATTAGGGAGCTATATCCAGTAACTCGCTTAAGATACCGCATTACAGGTGCTATTCCCGGTGCTATCACTACCTGGTCGTCTAGTATCTTCCTGCCTATAGGTCTTATGCAATTTCTCTCGGGTCGCTCCTGGCCTCGTAGTTCGCCGCGGTTGCGTGACCAACCGTGCTCACGTGCTTACAACGCTGACATGGCTTGGCAGGTTGTAACACACCTATGAAGAAGGATCGAGTGTTCTCCTACCACCTGGCGAACCGTCTCCCTATGCAAGGCCTCACACACCGAAGGCCAACCGGTACGGTTGTGGAACTGTGCATTGAAGTAAGCCCAGCGTGCGGCTCTGGTGCGAAGGGTTTCCGAGTAAAGCGTTTTGGACGTGACAGTGAAAAGGCGCAGGAGATGGCCGTACATTTCctgggcgatggcgatgagtTTGCACGTGTGCATCAGCCTGAGATCGATCGGCTTGTTGTCGGCTGTCCTCAGTTTGTTTGCCTCAAAGCCATAGATGTACTCATCGCCATCTTCGTGGCCGGCGCCGAGATACTCGTTGTAGATGTAATTGCGCAACTCGCCGGGTATGTCCAAGAGGTGTGACCGAACCATGATGGGGACGTTGGACGAGAAACGCAGAGAGTATCGGGGCAGTGGAAAGGGACGATGATGACTAGACCTCTGATGTGGCCTCAGGTAATGGAGACTACATAGGTAATCTGTCGTGGGGAAAAGAGAATTTGGTTTGGggacagaaaaagaagacagTGGTTTTTTCGCACATGCCGTCCCGCTATGCCTTTCGTGACGGCGGTTGTGGCGCTTCACAGACTTCAGGCAAGCGTCACGGTGGCGCCCATCGATAACCCAGACGGGATCCGAGGGGGGAAGGGCACACAGAGCTCAGTTACTTACGAGTCTCGCAGTTTACGGGACGGTAACGAAGGTGCAGGCAAAGGTAGTGCTAGTGGTAATGAGGTGtgaaataaaataaataaaaaaagaaaacaaaaaaagaaaagaccgTGGCCTACTGCAAGATGACGAAGATGGGAGCAAGGCAGCAACCCGGTGTCCACTCCCCACACCGCTGTGAGCTGGTACCGTCCCCTTCACAGATGACTATGTCGCTAAACCTTAATACACGTTTTCCATCTCAACAACCCGGACACCTGGCCCTGGGTTTGCGTCAGATAGGTACTATACGAGCCCTGCCTGGGAAACAAGCTCAGTGACTCTACGATGACTCCTCCGGCGACAATTTTATCCATGCCTGAAACCACGAGCCGAGACTTTCGAGCAGGAGATGTGATTTGACAATAAATAGGTTCTTACCTGGCCAACCACTCAATATTCTCTGCTCTtccgcatcctcctcttcctctctcatCCAACCACCCGGCCTCGAGCGACCGAAGTCTATTAGGGCTGGTTCAAatgcaaaacaaaaagaagtgTACATCCGTCAACCAGACAAGTAAGCTTGCCCTGCCGCTTATCATGGCTGTGACTGACTTGATGATATTGCAGCGGAACGATCTGCCACATGACCCAATGGTTGGCAACAAGACACCAGAAACTTCTGTCCAGATAAATCTCACCAATCATGCCGTGTCGGCGTCAAACGAACAATCGGCCTCCACCTTcgcccaccgcctcccccgtGAGTTAGCAACAAGACACAGGAAACTTCTATCCAGATGAACCTCACCCATCACACCGGGTCAACGAATCGCCTCGGGGTCCCGGTCCTCCAGGGGGGTCGGTGGTCGTCGAGGACTGAAGAAGGTGGTTAGAACTTAGCAAGACCACTACAGGTAATCAACTTCGGTACCGCAACCTCCGTACAACGAGAAACGCCATCAGGAGAATAAAGTACCTGAATTTGACAAAGAGCCAATTTCCGACGTTCTGTCagtggggttggggtttgttCAAACAGTCTGTTGCAAAAAGACCGTTCTTGAAAAAGCGAGTGGTTAGCCATCCAGTGTCGCTGACTAAGAAGTGGGaacacaaaagaaaagcaccAGAGGGGTGACGGTACCTAACTGGCGATCCTGGACCTGACTGTCAACAAGACAAGCGTTGCCAGCGGCGATCCGTGAAACCTCAAACCTCTTGGATAAAAATATATGTTGCAAGCAACAACAAGCGGACGCGCTCAGCACTGCCTGCACAGCTTCCGGAAGCGATGGGAAGACGCGCTGGGGGTCTCGAAGGTCTTGGGCGCTTGGAGTGATGGATGTCATCGGAGGCGATGGACAGGATGACAAGTTGGGGAATATCGATGGTTGAGGCGAGTTGATGGGTGGTCAAGAGCGAGCCACTGTTATGAGGTTGAGTATCCAGCGCCCTGCCATGGGCGATGTtgtggggttgtggttgtttgtgtgtgttcCCCCAGTTCACTACTCTGGgcggggggggtgggatttgATATGGCCCAAAGCGAGCCCACATCCTCCTAATGGTGCGTATCTTTCTTACACCAAGGCTCTTGTTGTTTGGATAAATAGCTGGGTATATAAATACAGTGATCTGTCTTGTTTCATCTGTGAACGAAAACCGAGATACCTATGATGCGGTTCTTATACTTCGCACCCTAATCTTTGCATCCATGACCCCCTCACGAACCTCATCTACTCGTTCTTCTGTCAATACAAAATCATATTGCGACACTGACATCGAAGCCATCTAtgttttaatattaattcAAATAAACCCACTCTCCCTCAACATCTTAAGCGTCAACTCCGCCTTCAGCGTCGCCTCGTCTTTATacccctttccttcccccGTGTCAATAAAATTCTCCCAAAACTTCAACCCCTCTATCCCTTCCTCCCGACAAagcacccccttttcctccgcCATCTCCAACTCTTCCTCGGCAACACCAATACTCCACCCAAACCTCTCCGCCACATCTCTCGCAgtaacccccctcccaaactcATGCCAATCCCACGACACCTCCTTCTCAGGAGGAAACTCATGCAAATCCTTCATCCAATCCAGTAACGCCTTGATCGTCGACTCGTCCGTCCTGTCCTTGCTCTGTACAACCTTCACCCCTGATTTGAACACCCTCAGCCTAACCGGCAACTCCAATTTCTCCCATAGATTCGCTGCTTTCTCAAAGTCCGCGGGACTAACCAGTTCGACTCCGCCTCGGGCTCGGTTGAACATAGCCCATAGATCCACAAGTGAGATTACTCCCCCGGCCTTTCTCAAGACCCCCCTCCTGTCATCCGTCAAAAACTCGGCCAACGTCCTTGCCAACTCACTCAGATACAAAGAGTCGCCCCCATTACTCCCAACAATATCCTTCGTGGTGATCAACCCAAGCTGACTTGCCGACTCGGCCAACAGAGCATTCTCACTCGCGGACGAGCCCCCAGCGCCCCTGACTTGCTTCGCAAAACTTTCCGCCAAAGCTACAATCTCCTTCGCCGATGCCATGAGCGCTTCCAAGTCTTCAAAGGCGTTTCCAATGACGAGCTCGTTATTCTTGCGCATCGCCTGAGTTTGCCGCTCCAGACCGGCAATACCACCAATCTTGAGCCGTTGTCTCTCCGGTTCTGATGACCCGACAGTACCAGCACCACCGTCGGTGCCATCGGAGCGAGATgatttggggatggggggcgCGTTCTGGAGAAGCCATTTCCGCTGCGTCATGCAGCCTTTGAGACGTTCATAGAATatcttctcaccaccatggcgGAAAGAAAGCTTGACGTTCTCTGGGCTTTCCAGGCCAACTGGgacgggggcggtggagttGAGGAAGGGGCCGGGAGATTCCGTGTTGGTTCGGGGGCTCTGAGTGAGACTGGCTGGGATGTCGTGGGAGATGAGTGAGGCGCCGCATATCTCGCAGGATAGGAGAGAGGGATGGTTGGCAAAGGTACATCGTGGGCAGTGGAAGGAGGCATCGGGATCTGAACTTCGGGGGGGTGCTGTGAGGCCTGGAGACTGTGGTGAGGTTAGGTCAGAGATTTGCTTCGGCCTCACGGGTAGCGGCGTTTGGAGAGCCGGACTCGATGGTCCACGGGTTGATGCATTGCTGATTGCGGCTTTCAGAAcatgggttagggttggcTTAATGCCGCATGCCAAACACGGAGGCAGAGGTGTGTGAGCGTTGGCGGCAGTAGGGTCAAAGTTGGACGGGACAGGGTTTGAGAAGCTGCAGATGTTGCAAACCCAGGTAGCTGCGCTCACGGGCGTAGGCTCAACTGGTGATACCCGGAGGACGCCCTCTTGGCGATGGGCTGGCGAGGAATTGCCGCTCCGGGAAGGGTTAGAGACATGAGCTGGAGAGCGCTGTTGAAGGGGCGCACGCTTTGTTGCTTTGGGTATCAGGGTGATCTTTGGAGAGGACTTGAAAAAGCCAGCCTGAGATAGCGATTAGCAAAGAGCTTCAAGCCGCAAATCCAGCACGGCACTCACATAGAACTCATAGCGTTCCACATCTTTCAGGTCCAGCGCAACCGAGTACTTTCTTGGCTCTGCCTTGTCGACGTAGCATATCCGATGCGATGTCAAGTAGACCTGGCCATTTTGCTGATTCGGGAGTTTGAACTTGCTAGCGAAGGTCAGTCAGCGGTGGTGATAAGGACGATCCCAAGCAACTCACCCCTCATACAACCCCACATTGTCTTGCACGAAAAGCAGGTCTTCATCGGGCAGGTACGAAGGCCGCAGTGCGGTTGTCAAGTCGATGTGCTTTAAGAACATTCGTCATAGTCATGGGAAGACGGCCCCGGCGCTTTGGGAACAGTTTCAGTGCGTGTGCCGTGGTTTTCCACCATGAGTTTGTTGACGAGAGACAGGAAGTCTGTCGTTGTCGTTTGGTGGATCCCGACCATTGACGTAACTGGGAGACGGGGTAAGCACCTATCCACCCGCCCCGATTGTTGCATGGCTGACTCAGCGCCTCCCCAAAAGACTCGACAGACTCGTTAGAGCGCTCCAGCCACTCAACGCGACTCGCCGCCCACTTTTCCGCACATTGCAGCCCTCTCCTC from Podospora pseudopauciseta strain CBS 411.78 chromosome 6, whole genome shotgun sequence includes:
- a CDS encoding hypothetical protein (EggNog:ENOG503Q3XA; CAZy:GH47; COG:G); this encodes MIQGRRIVRTFFAVVFFLLVVALFRPFDSPIRPPPQPSRPDAKIRFKPSSFDWTTVRQRYPAKLIHSLPTSSPKQFPPVQHHFRDYTHDATTVKRQEAVRNAFEKSWKSYRKHAWLRDELAPVSGEGKTTFGGWAATLVDALDTLWIMGLHDEFLSAATAAAQLDWADTTVTSANLFETTIRHLGGLLSAYDLSGERALLEKATELGNMLYMAFDTPNRMPGFWLNFKDAKRGTQIAGTNDPSACPASLSLEFTRLSQLTGDPKFYDAVSRVTDLLERTQSSSKLPGMWPKLISFREGTLNHESGFTLGALADSLYEYLPKMAILLGGQEPRYEKMHRAAMEVVVEHLVFRPMIPAEDNPHDILFVGDAFVRSDKIDHVPESQHLSCFVGGMFGLGGKVFNLPEHVDIGERIARGCGWAYDAFPTGLMPEIFGLVRCGSMKEPCVWDEEKWEKEGARGLKKGFSNARDPRYILRPEAIESVFLLYRMTGKEELREVAWRMFESVMKSTETKLAYSAIADVTVKGETRRLDSMESFFLAETLKYFYLMFSPPDVISLDEFVFNTEAHPFHRPK
- a CDS encoding hypothetical protein (EggNog:ENOG503NY18), with amino-acid sequence MKESGINGGLDTLKPPHQILAVATSPLTTTTTAIMDAKTTTTTTSAVPPSEQTTKWNTKNLPFRLGADLISAASAAVLVAPIISVIDRSIMENASGRSPLLTSLRTSLTTFLTSPKTMFLSKPFGLIFALYGGTYLTANTLDTYLSTTQSLPPTYVSSGPEKFIASSTANIGICIYKDQVFVRLFGPPGITRPVTLPSYALFAMRDCMTIFASFNVPGLLGPRIQERLSEGWRRSGPTGATMAQFAAPAAVQVFSTPVHLWGLDIYNRPGVGVGERVRLVVRNWGVSTAARVCRIVPAFGVGGVVNFKVRGGLMGGLGE
- a CDS encoding hypothetical protein (EggNog:ENOG503PE3A), which produces MVRSHLLDIPGELRNYIYNEYLGAGHEDGDEYIYGFEANKLRTADNKPIDLRLMHTCKLIAIAQEMYGHLLRLFTVTSKTLYSETLRTRAARWAYFNAQFHNRTGWPSVCEALHRETVRQVVGEHSILLHRCVTTCQAMSAL
- the VPS36 gene encoding Vacuolar protein-sorting-associated protein 36 (BUSCO:EOG09262LQT; COG:U; EggNog:ENOG503P0KE), coding for MFLKHIDLTTALRPSYLPDEDLLFVQDNVGLYEGKFKLPNQQNGQVYLTSHRICYVDKAEPRKYSVALDLKDVERYEFYAGFFKSSPKITLIPKATKRAPLQQRSPAHVSNPSRSGNSSPAHRQEGVLRVSPVEPTPVSAATWVCNICSFSNPVPSNFDPTAANAHTPLPPCLACGIKPTLTHVLKAAISNASTRGPSSPALQTPLPVRPKQISDLTSPQSPGLTAPPRSSDPDASFHCPRCTFANHPSLLSCEICGASLISHDIPASLTQSPRTNTESPGPFLNSTAPVPVGLESPENVKLSFRHGGEKIFYERLKGCMTQRKWLLQNAPPIPKSSRSDGTDGGAGTVGSSEPERQRLKIGGIAGLERQTQAMRKNNELVIGNAFEDLEALMASAKEIVALAESFAKQVRGAGGSSASENALLAESASQLGLITTKDIVGSNGGDSLYLSELARTLAEFLTDDRRGVLRKAGGVISLVDLWAMFNRARGGVELVSPADFEKAANLWEKLELPVRLRVFKSGVKVVQSKDRTDESTIKALLDWMKDLHEFPPEKEVSWDWHEFGRGVTARDVAERFGWSIGVAEEELEMAEEKGVLCREEGIEGLKFWENFIDTGEGKGYKDEATLKAELTLKMLRESGFI